One Trichoderma asperellum chromosome 5, complete sequence genomic region harbors:
- a CDS encoding uncharacterized protein (TransMembrane:1 (n3-14c23/24o80-99i)~EggNog:ENOG41~SECRETED:SignalP(1-23)): MVAVPLLVAILTLWPTFTGTADAKKATELAKWTAIKDFIEFCQSFDWEPAGCELQPDSLGPPPVLRRQLPSWPPNPQRGSIFKLITFVALSFSIFCLLVKLQKRRIRPLFQGSFHRLSRYRQRRRVLSTPLLSVLDSLDTAQILQPTSIAHSTGLEVTDHAPRRRLVGSDSERWLHSVSLDSCDRTEDDNGITLQPERQVDYLSHVWQEADLHQSWRHVQSQKTNYENAARLENAAWRSWTKFRNNLPTILPNVIKWSKDDDITWLYGPLQLRTTGLYALKSNASREKQEIIQKGELTKRDATLQAEEDDQYETVCGQLGLDGAATQISRQTFQQAGNLKHGRYFGGSFNRNISIQAGPKEVRFKEEFE, from the exons ATGGTAGCAGTTCCTCTTTTGGTCGCGATCTTGACGCTCTGGCCGACGTTTACCGGTACCGCAGACGCAAAAAAAGCCACCGAGTTAGCAAAATGGACGGCTATAAAGGATTTCATAGAGTTCTGCCAATCC TTCGACTGGGAGCCCGCTGGGTGTGAGCTGCAACCCGACTCTTTGGGACCACCCCCAGTTCTTCGCAGACAGCTTCCTTCCTGGCCTCCCAATCCTCAAAGGGGCTCGATATTTAAGCTCATCACTTTCGTTGCTTTAAGCTTCAGTATCTTCTGCTTGCTAGTGAAGCTCCAAAAACGACGCATACGGCCTCTATTCCAAGGCTCTTTCCACAGATTATCACGGTATCGACAGCGTCGACGTGTGCTCTCCACACCGCTGCTTTCTGTCCTAGATAGCTTAGATACAGCTCAAATATTGCAACCCACATCTATAGCGCATAGCACTGGGCTTGAAGTGACTGACCACGCACCTCGTCGTCGACTGGTGGGCTCTGATAGTGAGCGCTGGTTGCACTCCGTATCTCTGGATAGCTGTGACAGAACGGAAGACGATAATGGTATAACATTGCAACCTGAGCGGCAAGTAGACTATTTGTCGCATGTGTGGCAGGAAGCAGATCTTCATCAATCTTGGAGGCACGTGCAATCACAAAAGACCAACTACGAAAATGCGGCTCGCCTAGAGAATGCTGCATGGAGATCCTGGACCAAGTTTAGGAACAATTTACCTACTATCTTGCCAAACGTTATTAAATG GTCAAAAGACGACGATATCACATGGCTTTATGGCCCGCTGCAACTTCGAACAACTGGGCTGTACGCATTAAAGAGTAATGCGTccagagagaaacaagagataATACAGAAAGGGGAGCTCACCAAACGCGATGCTACTTTACAAGCCGAGGAAGATGATCAATACGAAACGGTATGTGGGCAGCTCGGATTGGATGGGGCAGCGACCCAAATCTCCCGCCAAACGTTCCAGCAAGCGGGAAACCTCAAGCATGGCCGTTACTTTGGCGGATcttttaatagaaatatttCCATCCAGGCGGGGCCAAAAGAGGTTCGCTTCAAAGAAGAGTTTGAGTAG